A stretch of the Marivirga tractuosa DSM 4126 genome encodes the following:
- a CDS encoding TonB-dependent receptor, with product MAQKTQISGTVVDDESKVPLIGVNVVVKGKVLGTTTDFDGNFDFSVNLPTPITLQFSMVGYKTVEYTIDESSDNPERQTGGSTGIKIALEEELIMGQEVVVSASRVEESILQSPVSIEKMDVLAIQQTPADNYYKSIGYLKGVDVTQSSINFQIVNARGFNSTGNTRFVQLTDGMDTQAPALNFPIGNLNGPSELDVESVEFIPGAQSALYGPNAFNGIMRVTSKSAFEYQGFSAFAKTGVNHIGADTGAGAPSTPQPMYEASVRYAKSLFNDRFAFKVNASYMKAEDWYATDYSSDRNAALQPDGFPFNPGSDAPNLMGDEAAVNLAILSLSDAWGTLAGQLSNNSQIQRDDIIRKGVPANQFVQNGFLPNQLVSATPFEEHQLIDYGAENLKANIGLYYRLNNNIEASYLWNAGYGTSIYTGAQRYSLKNFGIQQHRLQFEGTNWFVRGYATIENSGDSYITEFYAKRVLDLSVANSPVGVFTQDVSGWLGTYAYNYLAYLDAQGIDPNTNSVADVSAQMQQDAFSYARTTTEAFFDVDFDSEEGQAILNEAANGTVPTGPKFNDQSRMYHAEAQYDFSDKIEFVDLLVGGSFRQYDLRSNGTIFPDSPDNPITINEIGGFAQASKRLLDDKLKLIGSIRGDKNENFDAVFSPRLSGVLTFNKTHNIRASFQTGFRNPTTQGQFINLDIISSRLLGGLPGNLEQYGIGTDPNIYTIESVNGFAADVFAASPDERADPNFIPNAAQQLVAVEDFKPVAPEQVQSFEVGYKSVIDNKLMMDFVGYYNNYNSFIVQQRMRRAGLNPDGTPNPLTLLNGTADNTFQVYTNADEQISAYGFAGELNYSLPKKYTVGVNYNYNKLNTQNASDDFVFGFNTPEHKFNLKFGNRKLTDKLGFNVVYRWQSEFFWESSFGDGIIPAFGTADAQVSYKLPSKMMLKLGGSNLLNNYYIQSFGAPRIGAIYYVSITFDQLMN from the coding sequence ATGGCACAAAAAACCCAGATTTCAGGAACTGTCGTTGATGATGAATCCAAAGTCCCTCTAATTGGAGTGAATGTGGTTGTAAAAGGAAAAGTACTGGGAACCACTACTGATTTTGACGGTAACTTCGATTTTAGTGTTAATTTACCAACCCCTATTACCTTGCAATTTAGTATGGTGGGCTATAAAACTGTAGAATATACGATTGATGAAAGTAGTGACAATCCGGAGAGACAAACTGGCGGAAGCACTGGAATTAAGATAGCTCTAGAAGAAGAGCTCATCATGGGTCAGGAAGTAGTAGTTTCTGCATCAAGAGTGGAGGAAAGTATCTTGCAGTCTCCCGTATCCATAGAGAAAATGGATGTTTTAGCTATTCAGCAAACTCCCGCAGATAATTATTATAAATCTATTGGCTACTTGAAGGGAGTAGATGTTACCCAAAGTAGTATCAACTTCCAAATCGTAAATGCCAGAGGATTTAACTCAACTGGTAATACTCGTTTTGTGCAGTTAACAGATGGAATGGACACTCAGGCTCCTGCATTGAACTTCCCTATTGGTAATTTAAATGGACCTTCAGAATTGGATGTAGAGAGTGTGGAGTTTATTCCAGGTGCACAATCTGCACTTTACGGGCCAAATGCATTTAATGGAATTATGAGAGTTACTAGTAAATCTGCATTTGAATATCAGGGATTTAGTGCTTTTGCGAAGACAGGAGTTAATCACATTGGGGCAGATACTGGGGCTGGAGCACCAAGTACTCCTCAACCTATGTACGAGGCGTCAGTTCGTTATGCAAAATCGCTATTTAATGATCGTTTTGCATTTAAAGTGAATGCTAGTTATATGAAAGCAGAAGACTGGTATGCTACAGATTATTCGTCAGACAGAAATGCTGCATTGCAACCTGATGGATTTCCATTTAATCCTGGCTCAGATGCGCCAAATTTGATGGGTGATGAAGCTGCGGTAAATTTAGCTATTTTATCTCTTTCAGATGCTTGGGGGACTTTGGCTGGACAATTAAGTAATAACTCGCAAATTCAAAGAGATGATATAATTAGAAAAGGGGTTCCTGCAAATCAATTTGTTCAAAATGGATTTTTACCTAATCAGTTGGTTTCTGCCACACCTTTTGAAGAGCATCAATTAATTGACTATGGTGCTGAAAATCTTAAAGCTAATATTGGACTGTATTATAGATTGAATAATAATATAGAAGCGAGTTACTTATGGAATGCTGGTTATGGAACAAGTATCTATACCGGTGCTCAGCGTTATAGTTTAAAGAATTTTGGGATTCAGCAGCATAGACTTCAATTTGAAGGCACTAATTGGTTTGTGAGGGGGTATGCTACAATAGAGAATTCTGGTGATTCATATATTACAGAGTTTTATGCAAAACGTGTATTGGATCTTAGCGTTGCAAATAGTCCAGTTGGAGTTTTTACACAGGATGTGTCAGGTTGGTTAGGTACTTATGCTTATAATTATTTAGCTTATTTAGATGCTCAAGGTATTGATCCTAACACTAATTCGGTGGCCGATGTTAGTGCTCAAATGCAACAAGATGCATTTAGTTATGCACGAACCACTACGGAAGCTTTTTTTGATGTGGACTTTGATTCGGAAGAAGGGCAAGCTATTTTAAATGAAGCTGCAAACGGGACAGTACCAACTGGACCGAAGTTTAATGACCAATCAAGGATGTATCATGCAGAGGCACAATACGACTTTAGCGATAAAATCGAGTTTGTGGACCTACTAGTTGGTGGAAGTTTTAGACAGTATGATTTGAGGTCAAATGGAACTATATTTCCTGATAGTCCTGATAATCCAATTACTATTAATGAAATCGGTGGTTTTGCTCAAGCTTCTAAAAGGCTTTTGGATGATAAATTAAAATTGATCGGTTCAATCCGTGGAGATAAAAATGAGAACTTTGATGCTGTTTTTAGCCCAAGACTATCAGGAGTATTAACTTTCAATAAAACCCATAATATTAGAGCCTCATTCCAAACTGGTTTTAGAAATCCAACCACTCAAGGACAATTCATTAATTTAGATATTATTTCCAGTAGATTATTGGGTGGCTTGCCGGGTAATTTAGAGCAGTATGGAATAGGTACTGATCCAAATATCTATACTATTGAATCAGTTAATGGTTTCGCAGCGGATGTCTTTGCAGCTAGTCCAGATGAAAGAGCAGATCCAAACTTCATTCCTAATGCAGCGCAACAATTAGTAGCAGTGGAGGACTTCAAGCCAGTAGCCCCTGAACAAGTACAGTCTTTTGAAGTAGGTTATAAAAGTGTTATAGATAATAAGTTAATGATGGATTTTGTTGGTTATTATAATAACTATAATAGTTTTATTGTGCAGCAAAGGATGCGCAGAGCTGGATTAAATCCTGATGGCACTCCTAATCCTTTGACGCTATTGAATGGTACTGCTGACAATACTTTCCAAGTGTATACTAATGCAGATGAGCAAATAAGTGCTTATGGTTTTGCTGGAGAGCTAAATTATAGTTTACCAAAAAAGTACACCGTAGGAGTTAACTACAATTATAATAAATTAAATACTCAAAATGCGAGTGATGATTTTGTATTTGGATTTAACACGCCAGAACATAAGTTTAACTTAAAATTTGGTAACAGAAAATTAACTGATAAACTAGGGTTTAATGTGGTTTATAGATGGCAGTCAGAATTCTTCTGGGAATCTTCATTTGGGGATGGGATTATCCCAGCTTTTGGAACAGCAGATGCTCAGGTATCTTATAAGTTACCTTCAAAAATGATGTTAAAGCTGGGTGGTTCAAACTTATTGAATAATTACTACATACAAAGCTTTGGTGCACCTAGAATTGGCGCTATTTACTATGTGTCGATTACTTTCGATCAGTTGATGAATTAA
- a CDS encoding amidohydrolase, which yields MKIKAILLSLAIFSFMGCQNQKETADLIIKGGTIYTVSDNQPTVEAVAVKDNKIIYAGSASELEKYTSENTKQIDLAGKTMTPGFIEGHGHFMGLGYNELNVDLLQTKSFDEIIQKVKEAVDGAEPGQWITGRGWHQSKWSEMPENTINGFPLHHAISEVSPNNPVYLRHASGHAGMANEKAMQIAGVLPLSKESMANLDVEGGEIFRDEQGNPTGVFNERAMTLITKHIPESTPEKDRKAFELAVKASHRNGITSFHDAGIGRENIQLYRDMKAEGKLDVRMFAMLTGWDKELLNEWYEKGPEVDSAHLLTIRSIKLNCDGALGSRGAWLLEEYTDQPGHFGHETLPMSFVYTTSNKALQTGFQVCSHAIGDRANQEILDRYEKAMNENAALTDNHRFRIEHAQHLHPDDIPRFAELGVIPAMQAVHMSSDRPWAIDRLGEKRIKEGAYMWQALLQSGVPIVNGTDVPVEPIDPLASFYASVSRKTLEGTPEGGYEPEQKMTRAQALKSYTLDAAYGAFEEDIKGSIEVGKLADFTIFDQDIMSIPEDDILQTNVAMTIFDGRVVYEK from the coding sequence ATGAAAATAAAAGCTATACTATTATCGCTTGCGATCTTCAGTTTTATGGGTTGTCAAAACCAAAAAGAGACCGCTGACTTGATCATTAAAGGAGGTACCATCTATACTGTTAGTGATAATCAACCCACAGTGGAGGCAGTGGCAGTTAAGGACAACAAAATTATCTATGCCGGAAGCGCATCGGAGCTTGAGAAATATACTTCAGAAAATACCAAACAAATTGATTTGGCTGGAAAAACAATGACGCCTGGCTTTATCGAAGGCCATGGTCATTTTATGGGGCTGGGCTATAATGAATTAAATGTTGATTTGCTGCAGACTAAAAGTTTCGATGAAATCATTCAAAAAGTGAAAGAAGCAGTGGATGGAGCCGAGCCTGGTCAATGGATTACGGGTCGGGGATGGCATCAAAGCAAATGGAGTGAAATGCCCGAAAACACAATCAATGGTTTTCCTCTCCATCATGCAATTAGTGAAGTGTCGCCCAACAACCCTGTTTATTTGAGACATGCCAGTGGTCATGCTGGGATGGCAAATGAGAAAGCTATGCAAATTGCTGGGGTTTTGCCTTTATCAAAAGAAAGCATGGCAAATTTGGATGTGGAAGGCGGAGAAATATTCAGGGATGAGCAGGGTAATCCAACAGGGGTTTTCAATGAAAGGGCGATGACATTAATAACCAAACATATTCCTGAAAGCACCCCTGAGAAAGACCGAAAAGCTTTTGAATTAGCCGTGAAAGCCAGTCATAGAAATGGCATCACAAGTTTTCATGATGCAGGCATAGGAAGAGAAAATATTCAACTTTATCGTGACATGAAAGCGGAAGGAAAACTGGATGTTAGGATGTTTGCTATGCTAACAGGTTGGGATAAGGAGTTACTTAATGAATGGTATGAAAAAGGACCTGAAGTTGATAGTGCTCATCTTTTAACCATCCGCTCTATTAAATTAAATTGCGATGGTGCTTTAGGTTCGAGAGGAGCTTGGCTTTTGGAAGAATATACTGATCAGCCTGGTCATTTCGGACATGAGACTTTGCCTATGAGTTTTGTTTATACCACTTCGAATAAGGCATTGCAAACTGGTTTCCAAGTGTGTTCGCATGCAATAGGAGATAGAGCCAATCAGGAAATATTAGATAGATACGAAAAAGCAATGAATGAAAATGCGGCACTAACTGACAACCACAGGTTCAGAATTGAACACGCACAACATTTGCATCCTGATGATATCCCGAGATTTGCAGAGTTGGGTGTGATACCAGCAATGCAAGCCGTCCACATGTCATCTGATAGACCTTGGGCCATTGATAGATTGGGTGAAAAGAGAATAAAAGAAGGAGCGTATATGTGGCAAGCTTTACTGCAATCGGGTGTGCCGATTGTAAATGGAACTGATGTGCCGGTTGAGCCGATTGATCCTCTTGCTTCATTTTATGCTAGCGTGAGTCGTAAGACTCTAGAGGGAACTCCTGAAGGTGGTTATGAGCCAGAGCAAAAAATGACGAGAGCGCAAGCTTTAAAGTCTTATACTTTGGATGCTGCCTATGGCGCTTTTGAAGAAGATATTAAGGGTTCAATTGAAGTTGGGAAGTTAGCTGATTTCACCATTTTTGATCAAGATATTATGAGCATTCCAGAAGATGATATATTACAGACGAATGTTGCCATGACGATTTTTGACGGTAGAGTGGTTTATGAGAAATGA
- a CDS encoding fasciclin domain-containing protein: MKKKNLFLKSTSSLLAMLFVVMSAFMFTACDPEEEEDPEPEPESSILEIVAESDSHTQLEAFVNADTDLAATLGGDDLTLFAPNDAAFDKLKIALGVESLEQIRPDVIAAVLRFHAVNSVERRESFSEETELTTVQSENITFNAEGNIFTGCSDTDVQFVGEEILATNGVVHVVETILVPTSICNTIGANLNKVSQTILLSANFSVLADAIAKADTYAAETEGVTPLTQILTGSVEGLSQITVLAPPNQVFEMGKITIDSFEPQQWYGIIANHVIGSKELREEFTYIDADNIVTFRTLAQGTITVVPSGGLDSNGQSGAEATFAVDPDTGEEIVNIESENGVVHAIAGILLPASSGRYAVDAKYGLNK, encoded by the coding sequence ATGAAGAAGAAAAATTTATTTTTAAAATCAACAAGCTCGCTTTTAGCGATGCTGTTCGTTGTAATGTCGGCCTTTATGTTTACGGCATGTGATCCAGAGGAAGAAGAAGACCCAGAACCAGAGCCAGAAAGTTCTATTTTAGAAATTGTAGCAGAAAGTGACTCTCACACTCAGCTAGAGGCTTTTGTCAATGCAGATACAGATCTGGCAGCTACTTTAGGCGGAGATGACTTAACACTATTTGCTCCAAATGATGCAGCCTTTGATAAATTAAAGATTGCATTAGGGGTTGAAAGTCTTGAACAAATTAGACCTGATGTCATTGCTGCAGTTTTACGTTTTCATGCTGTTAATTCAGTTGAGAGAAGAGAAAGTTTCAGTGAAGAAACAGAGTTAACAACTGTTCAGTCTGAAAATATCACTTTTAATGCTGAGGGAAATATTTTTACTGGATGTTCTGATACAGACGTCCAATTTGTTGGCGAAGAGATTTTAGCTACTAATGGTGTTGTACATGTTGTAGAGACTATTTTAGTTCCTACATCGATTTGCAATACTATCGGTGCGAACTTAAACAAAGTATCTCAAACTATTTTACTAAGTGCTAATTTTAGTGTTTTGGCTGATGCTATTGCTAAGGCCGATACTTATGCAGCTGAAACTGAAGGCGTGACACCACTAACTCAAATTTTAACTGGTTCAGTTGAAGGCTTATCACAAATCACTGTTTTGGCTCCACCCAATCAAGTATTTGAAATGGGCAAGATCACTATAGATTCATTCGAACCTCAACAGTGGTATGGTATTATTGCTAATCATGTAATAGGATCAAAAGAATTAAGAGAAGAATTCACTTATATTGATGCTGACAATATAGTAACTTTCCGTACACTAGCACAAGGTACTATAACCGTTGTGCCTTCTGGAGGTTTGGATTCAAATGGACAATCTGGAGCCGAAGCTACTTTTGCAGTTGATCCTGACACGGGTGAAGAGATTGTTAATATTGAATCAGAAAACGGTGTGGTACATGCGATCGCAGGTATTTTACTACCTGCTTCATCTGGTAGATATGCTGTTGATGCAAAATATGGATTGAATAAATAA
- a CDS encoding AsmA family protein, with amino-acid sequence MKKLLIVLGSIIALFVLTIILVPVLFKDRIVSTVQTEIDKSINAKVNFEPAKISISLLSNFPNLTLGVRDFSITGKETFEGDTLFAAKDFSVEMDIVAILKGEPLNIKGIMLDEPLINILVLKDGSANYDITYPSDEQEPVEDTSSEDEFKFGIDHWEIKNGRINYYDQMYDMAISLLGVDHTGNGDFTLSVFDMQTKTTAEDFSFAYDGDVYVAHKTLKADLFLGMDMDNMKFTFKDAKATLNDFHLNFDGYFAMPTDDYDMDINFATTDTEFKNVLSLVPGMYADGFDDLETSGEFDFSGYIKGIYSDTKMPGFAVDLVVRDGFVKAPDVPLPIEKIGLEMHAKSESGDLKDGLLELKNFGLTIDQDRFTAQAVVNNFDSPIWNLSVQGGLNLDIISKIEPSEDFKMGGIITANINSKGSYADVEKEDYGKLQTTGNLKMQNFSYAEKDAPGFSISNADMNFNPESINLTTLNGNYGKSDFTLTGSLSNYIAYAVDDSAVIRGNMKLSSSLLDINEMMGVSEEDVAETTEDTTAMEVVVIPKNIDFTFDATVQTIKYDNFEMKNAVGQIKVKDGILTLDPLKIDMLEGSIKMTGLYNSQDEYEPKFDFQLDISKLSIPETFKNVMTVQKFVPIAEKMQGKFSTDFKIQGLLTQEMMPDLATISGGGLIKIADAAVKDSKVINGVTSLSKLDNTNEVILDDVQVQAEIKDGRLSVKPFDVKMGKYKATVDGSTGLAGDIAYNMQLNVPTGSMGQAANSAISNLLGSKVEAVGSSVNLNFNITGTYDDPKVKLGKTSTEGGSSAAASVKEQVGDRIDEEKEKLKAEVEAQTQAAKDSAKAEAERLKKKAEEEAKKKAEEEKEKLKDKAKGKLKDIFGDGN; translated from the coding sequence ATGAAAAAGCTATTAATCGTACTAGGCAGTATTATCGCACTTTTTGTTTTGACCATTATTCTGGTCCCGGTTCTCTTTAAAGATAGAATAGTCTCTACGGTGCAGACAGAAATCGATAAATCTATCAATGCCAAAGTAAACTTTGAACCAGCCAAAATCAGCATTTCGCTATTATCAAACTTCCCTAATTTGACTTTAGGGGTGCGTGATTTTTCTATAACTGGAAAAGAGACCTTTGAAGGAGACACATTGTTTGCAGCTAAAGATTTTTCTGTGGAAATGGACATTGTTGCCATTCTCAAAGGTGAGCCTTTAAACATAAAAGGAATAATGCTAGATGAGCCATTAATCAATATCTTGGTTTTGAAAGACGGTTCAGCTAATTATGACATTACTTATCCTTCCGATGAGCAAGAACCAGTGGAAGACACAAGCTCAGAAGATGAATTCAAATTTGGGATCGACCACTGGGAAATTAAGAACGGTAGAATCAACTATTATGATCAAATGTACGACATGGCTATTTCCCTTTTGGGCGTAGATCATACAGGAAATGGGGACTTCACGCTTTCTGTTTTCGATATGCAAACCAAAACTACAGCTGAAGATTTCTCTTTCGCTTATGATGGCGATGTTTATGTGGCCCACAAAACCTTAAAAGCGGATTTATTTTTAGGGATGGATATGGATAATATGAAATTCACTTTTAAGGATGCTAAAGCAACTTTAAATGATTTTCATCTTAATTTTGACGGCTATTTTGCCATGCCAACAGATGATTATGACATGGACATCAATTTTGCTACCACTGATACAGAATTTAAGAATGTCCTTTCTTTGGTGCCCGGTATGTATGCTGATGGGTTTGATGATTTAGAAACTAGCGGAGAATTTGACTTCTCTGGATATATAAAGGGGATTTATAGCGATACAAAAATGCCGGGCTTTGCTGTAGACCTAGTCGTTAGAGATGGGTTTGTAAAGGCTCCAGATGTACCGCTTCCGATCGAAAAAATAGGCTTGGAGATGCATGCAAAATCTGAATCAGGTGATTTAAAAGACGGTCTTTTGGAATTGAAAAATTTTGGGTTAACAATTGATCAGGACCGATTTACTGCTCAGGCCGTAGTAAATAATTTTGATTCTCCTATTTGGAATTTAAGCGTCCAAGGAGGCCTAAATTTGGATATCATATCTAAAATAGAACCTTCAGAGGATTTCAAAATGGGTGGAATCATCACTGCCAATATTAATTCAAAAGGTTCATATGCAGATGTAGAAAAAGAGGATTATGGAAAATTACAAACCACAGGAAATCTTAAAATGCAAAACTTCTCTTATGCAGAAAAAGATGCACCAGGTTTCAGCATTTCCAATGCCGACATGAATTTTAATCCAGAATCAATCAATCTTACCACGCTAAATGGAAATTATGGCAAAAGTGATTTCACTTTAACTGGGAGCTTGAGTAATTATATAGCCTATGCCGTAGATGATAGTGCAGTAATAAGAGGTAATATGAAACTAAGCTCTTCTCTTTTGGATATCAATGAAATGATGGGAGTTTCGGAAGAAGATGTTGCTGAAACCACTGAAGACACTACTGCCATGGAAGTAGTGGTAATTCCAAAAAATATAGACTTTACATTTGACGCTACTGTTCAAACTATCAAATACGATAATTTTGAAATGAAAAATGCTGTGGGGCAAATTAAAGTGAAAGACGGAATCTTAACTCTTGATCCTTTAAAGATAGATATGCTAGAAGGAAGTATAAAAATGACTGGTTTGTACAATAGTCAAGATGAATACGAGCCTAAATTTGATTTCCAATTAGATATATCCAAGCTTAGTATCCCTGAGACTTTCAAAAATGTAATGACCGTCCAGAAATTTGTTCCAATTGCTGAAAAAATGCAAGGAAAATTCAGTACTGATTTCAAAATCCAAGGTTTATTGACACAAGAAATGATGCCTGACCTAGCCACTATTTCTGGTGGAGGACTTATAAAGATTGCTGATGCGGCAGTAAAAGATTCAAAAGTGATCAATGGTGTCACCTCGCTCTCAAAATTAGACAACACAAATGAAGTGATACTCGATGATGTGCAAGTCCAGGCGGAAATTAAAGATGGCAGATTGAGTGTTAAACCTTTTGATGTAAAAATGGGGAAATATAAAGCCACTGTTGATGGTAGCACAGGTTTAGCTGGAGACATTGCTTATAATATGCAACTAAATGTACCAACCGGAAGCATGGGTCAAGCTGCCAATTCTGCAATATCTAATTTATTAGGAAGTAAGGTAGAAGCAGTAGGGAGTTCGGTAAACCTTAATTTTAATATAACCGGAACTTATGACGATCCAAAAGTTAAATTAGGGAAGACCAGCACTGAAGGCGGCAGTTCAGCAGCAGCATCTGTTAAAGAACAAGTTGGCGATAGGATTGATGAAGAAAAAGAAAAGCTTAAAGCAGAAGTCGAAGCGCAGACACAAGCGGCTAAAGATAGCGCAAAAGCCGAGGCTGAAAGATTGAAGAAAAAAGCGGAAGAAGAAGCTAAAAAGAAAGCAGAAGAGGAAAAAGAAAAACTAAAAGACAAAGCCAAGGGAAAATTGAAAGATATTTTTGGGGATGGAAATTAA
- the pruA gene encoding L-glutamate gamma-semialdehyde dehydrogenase — translation MPTAIYKVPIPKNEPVNSYAPGTPERASLQAKLKELRAQEVDVPMYIGAEEVRTGKTLPLNPPHDHQHKLGQFHEGDGSHVEQAIKAALAAKQEWADLHWQQRASVFLKAADLIAGPYRDKINAATMLGQSKNAFQAEIDSACELADFLRFNVKYMTEIYEEQPFSPDGVWNRMEYRPLEGFVFALTPFNFTAIAGNLPSSAALMGNTVVWKPAYSQIYAANVVMEIFKEAGVPDGVINLIFVDGPTTGDIIFKHPDFAGIHFTGSTGVFQNIWKLIGENIEKYKSYPRIVGETGGKDFIVAHKTADPKQVATAITRGAFEFQGQKCSAASRVYIADNIWDEVKENLVADVKDIKMGGPEDFENFFNAVIDKKAFDKIKGYIDQAKESNVAEVIAGGECDDSKGYFIQPTVIVTKDPQFVTMQEEIFGPVVTIYVYEAENFEETLTLVDETSPYALTGAIFSNDRYIIERATKRLSQAAGNFYVNDKPTGAVVNQNPFGGARKSGTNDKAGSKLNLLRWCSARMVKETFVTPTDYKYPFMGE, via the coding sequence ATGCCAACAGCAATTTATAAGGTACCTATTCCGAAAAACGAACCGGTAAATAGTTATGCACCTGGAACTCCAGAAAGAGCCTCATTGCAAGCGAAGCTTAAAGAGCTAAGAGCTCAAGAAGTAGATGTTCCGATGTATATTGGTGCTGAAGAGGTTAGAACAGGAAAAACGCTTCCTTTAAATCCTCCACATGATCATCAACATAAATTAGGACAGTTTCACGAAGGTGATGGTAGTCATGTTGAACAAGCAATCAAAGCTGCTTTAGCTGCAAAGCAAGAGTGGGCTGATCTGCATTGGCAACAAAGAGCATCAGTATTCTTGAAAGCTGCTGATTTGATTGCTGGTCCTTATAGAGATAAAATTAATGCGGCTACCATGTTAGGGCAATCTAAAAATGCTTTTCAAGCTGAAATTGATTCAGCTTGTGAGTTAGCCGATTTCTTAAGGTTCAATGTAAAATACATGACCGAAATCTATGAAGAGCAGCCCTTCTCTCCTGATGGAGTTTGGAATAGAATGGAATACAGACCATTAGAAGGTTTTGTATTTGCTCTAACGCCATTCAACTTTACAGCTATCGCAGGAAACTTACCTTCAAGTGCTGCCCTTATGGGAAATACTGTTGTTTGGAAACCTGCTTATTCTCAAATCTATGCTGCGAATGTAGTCATGGAAATTTTCAAAGAAGCTGGTGTGCCGGATGGTGTAATCAATTTGATATTTGTAGATGGTCCTACTACAGGAGACATTATTTTCAAACATCCTGATTTTGCTGGTATTCACTTCACTGGAAGTACAGGCGTTTTCCAAAATATTTGGAAACTAATTGGGGAAAATATCGAGAAATATAAATCGTATCCAAGAATCGTAGGTGAAACTGGAGGTAAAGATTTCATCGTGGCACATAAAACAGCTGATCCTAAGCAAGTAGCTACTGCTATAACTAGAGGGGCTTTTGAATTTCAGGGACAGAAATGTTCAGCTGCTTCAAGAGTTTATATTGCTGATAATATTTGGGATGAGGTTAAAGAAAACCTCGTTGCTGATGTTAAAGATATCAAAATGGGCGGCCCTGAAGATTTTGAAAACTTCTTCAATGCTGTAATTGATAAAAAAGCATTTGATAAAATCAAAGGATATATTGATCAAGCAAAAGAAAGTAATGTTGCTGAAGTAATTGCTGGTGGTGAATGTGATGATTCTAAAGGTTATTTCATTCAGCCAACTGTTATTGTAACTAAAGATCCTCAGTTTGTGACTATGCAAGAAGAAATCTTTGGCCCAGTAGTGACAATATATGTGTATGAAGCTGAGAATTTTGAAGAGACCTTAACATTAGTGGATGAAACTTCACCTTACGCATTAACAGGAGCTATTTTCAGTAACGACCGTTACATCATTGAAAGAGCAACCAAGCGCTTAAGCCAAGCTGCTGGTAACTTCTATGTAAATGATAAACCAACAGGGGCTGTTGTAAATCAAAATCCTTTTGGAGGGGCTAGAAAATCAGGTACAAATGACAAAGCAGGTTCTAAATTGAACTTATTACGTTGGTGCTCTGCTAGAATGGTAAAAGAAACATTCGTAACGCCTACTGATTACAAGTATCCTTTTATGGGAGAATAA